From the genome of Papaver somniferum cultivar HN1 chromosome 2, ASM357369v1, whole genome shotgun sequence, one region includes:
- the LOC113350288 gene encoding UDP-glucuronic acid decarboxylase 2-like: MASELTYRRHESQAQSDTYLPKPPKPFLPVTRAIRYMLREQRLLFVLLGIAIATVIFVLIPSSSSSRQFTGSYDSIPAQYFPNSDSSTRLSEKFVYEQRSVNSGGKIPLGLRRKGLRIVVTGGAGFVGSHLVDRLMERGDSVIVVDNFFTGRKENVMHHFGNPRFEMIRHDVVEPLLLEVDQIYHLACPASPVHYKFNPVKTIKTNVVGTLNMLGLAKRVGARFLLTSTSEVYGDPLQHPQVETYWGNVNPIGVRSCYDEGKRTAETLAMDYHRGAGVEVRIARIFNTYGPRMCIDDGRVVSNFVAQALRKEPLTVYGDGKQTRSFQYVSDLVEGLMRLMEGEHVGPFNLGNPGEFTMLELAQVVQETIDPNAKIEFRANTEDDPHKRKPDITKAKEQLGWEPKVALRKGLPLMVTDFRQRIFGDHKEGSSSTSGVVSNS; the protein is encoded by the exons ATGGCATCGGAATTAACATACAGAAGACATGAATCACAAGCACAATCAGATACTTATttaccaaaacccccaaaaccaTTTTTACCAGTAACCAGAGCTATTCGTTACATGCTACGGGAACAAAGACTCTTATTTGTACTACTCGGAATCGCCATCGCCACAGTAATCTTTGTCCTAATCCCTTCCTCATCCTCATCAAGACAGTTTACAGGAAGTTATGATTCGATTCCGGCACAATACTTTCCGAATTCTGATTCTTCAACTCGTCTATCGGAGAAATTTGTTTACGAGCAAAGATCTGTAAATTCAGGTGGGAAAATTCCGTTAGGTTTGAGAAGGAAAGGGTTGAGGATTGTTGTTACTGGGGGTGCTGGATTTGTTGGTAGTCATCTAGTTGATAGATTGATGGAAAGGGGAGATAGTGTTATcgttgttgataatttctttaCAGGGAGGAAAGAAAATGTTATGCATCATTTTGGTAATCCTAGATTTGAAATGATTAGACATGATGTTGTTGAACCATTGTTGTTGGAAGTTGATCAGATCTATCATTTAGCTTGTCCTGCTTCTCCTGTTCATTACAAATTCAATCCTGTCAAGACTATC AAGACAAATGTAGTTGGAACACTGAATATGCTGGGGTTAGCTAAAAGAGTTGGTGCTAGATTTTTGTTGACTAGTACCAGTGAAGTTTATGGTGATCCTCTACAACATCCTCAAGTTGAAACTTACTGGGGAAATGTCAATCCAATTG GTGTAAGGAGTTGTTATGATGAAGGAAAAAGGACTGCAGAAACTTTGGCAATGGATTACCACAGAGGTGCTGGCGttgag GTGAGAATTGCTAGGATCTTCAACACATATGGACCACGAATGTGTATCGATGACGGTCGAGTTGTCAGTAATTTTGTTGCTCAG GCACTAAGAAAAGAGCCATTGACAGTGTATGGTGATGGAAAGCAAACAAGGAGTTTCCAATACGTTTCTGATCTG GTGGAGGGTTTGATGAGGTTAATGGAAGGAGAACATGTTGGTCCATTCAATCTCGGTAACCCTGGTGAATTCACCATGCTTGAACTTGCTCAG GTAGTACAGGAGACTATAGACCCTAATGCAAAGATCGAGTTCAGGGCCAACACAGAGGATGACCCACACAAGAGGAAGCCAGACATCACCAAGGCCAAGGAGCAACTTGGCTGGGAGCCTAAGGTAGCACTACGCAAAGGGTTGCCTCTCATGGTCACTGACTTCCGTCAGCGTATCTTTGGAGACCACAAAGAAGGAAGCAGCAGCACCAGTGGTGTTGTCTCTAATTCCTAA
- the LOC113350289 gene encoding uncharacterized protein PAM68-like, producing the protein MNTLLLSLSPLHIRSTPWAHKNSVLEHTLYVRRFPHNPFPSFHYRRRTLKLQAKAKGFGTKGTLPEKNLQEEDDDEKLSTRSKKEDDKIADEVWGRMIVRILAYVGIPMASGIALLVIFGFLKENHIWDVPLWLPFVTTLIGFGTSALGIAYGTLSTSLDPNKKGSLLGWEEVQQNWPELWKEDIE; encoded by the coding sequence ATGAACACTCTCCTCCTCTCACTCTCACCTCTGCATATCAGAAGTACTCCGTGGGCACACAAAAATTCTGTTCTTGAACATACACTATATGTAAGAAGATTCCCTCACAACCCTTTTCCATCTTTCCATTACAGGAGGAGAACATTAAAACTACAAGCCAAGGCCAAAGGTTTCGGCACCAAGGGTACATTACCTGAGAAGAACCtgcaagaagaagatgatgatgagaaacttTCCACAAGAAGTAAAAAGGAAGACGATAAGATTGCGGATGAAGTGTGGGGAAGGATGATTGTAAGGATATTAGCTTATGTCGGTATCCCAATGGCAAGTGGAATAGCATTGTTGGTTATATTTGGGTTTCTCAAGGAAAATCACATTTGGGATGTTCCCCTTTGGCTTCCGTTTGTAACAACATTGATAGGCTTCGGAACTTCGGCGCTTGGAATTGCTtatggaactttatcaacaagtTTGGATCCAAATAAGAAGGGATCGCTTCTCGGATGGGAAGAAGTTCAACAAAACTGGCCTGAACTTTGGAAGGAGGATATTGAATAA